The Methanosphaera sp. sequence ATAATTCCATCTTCTTTTAATTCATAGTAGCGTCTTATTTCATCTACTGGATCTTTCTTTTCATCTACTACATCTATGTTTTCATCAACAACTGGTGTATTATTTACAGGCATTTCATCTACTTTTACATCATTAAATGGCATATTTTGTTGTGGATGTGCATCCATAGATGGTGCTGCATCCATTGGTGCCTGTTGAGTTGGTGCCTGTTGTGCCATTGTCTGTTGTTGTAGTGGATGATTTGGTTGTGGCATGCCCTGTTTTGGTTTTGGCATTTGACTATTATTTTTTGGTTGTTGTTTTGGTGCTTCTTTTTGTTTCATTTGAAGAATTGTTTCATAGAATCTTTTAAATTCTGGATCATTATCATCTAAACCTTTAAGAACAAGTGTTTG is a genomic window containing:
- a CDS encoding SHOCT domain-containing protein, with protein sequence MSFFSKEEIDPELIPYINKGEAVGRIKLDGYGKCSVVLKGRDIIFTSYENKTIPRLNLSQILSLKLDEGNFLNEPKIYIGIGNQTLVLKGLDDNDPEFKRFYETILQMKQKEAPKQQPKNNSQMPKPKQGMPQPNHPLQQQTMAQQAPTQQAPMDAAPSMDAHPQQNMPFNDVKVDEMPVNNTPVVDENIDVVDEKKDPVDEIRRYYELKEDGIITQEEFEAKKKQLLDL